A window of the Sandaracinaceae bacterium genome harbors these coding sequences:
- a CDS encoding alpha/beta fold hydrolase: MRRTATRPRIAYDVHGDSGSNVLLIMGLGMRGDVWAPQVAALQQRHRVATFDHRGVGGSELSPAPLWTMKDMARDAARVMDDLGWERAHLVGVSMGGMVAQELALLHPTRFMSLTLIATQAGGPTGWVPPADGAVNFARTFAGGGGRLAALQALLYPPEFVATLDPGKMREQLQVRFGTPAPRSTMLGQISAVMRHDTRSRLPRLRVPTLVVRPGKDRLVDKTRNDDLARLIPGATLVRLDDAGHGVTFQCADALNAMLLSHFAAAEGLADGPSASAVWN, from the coding sequence ATGCGCCGCACCGCCACCCGCCCCCGCATCGCCTACGACGTGCACGGAGACTCGGGCTCCAACGTCCTCCTGATCATGGGCCTCGGCATGCGCGGCGACGTGTGGGCGCCGCAGGTGGCGGCCCTCCAGCAGCGGCACCGCGTGGCCACCTTCGACCACCGCGGGGTGGGGGGCAGCGAGCTGTCTCCGGCGCCCCTCTGGACTATGAAGGACATGGCCCGTGACGCCGCGCGCGTCATGGACGACCTCGGCTGGGAGCGCGCGCACCTGGTGGGCGTCTCCATGGGCGGCATGGTGGCGCAGGAGCTCGCGCTGCTCCACCCCACGCGCTTCATGAGCCTCACGCTGATCGCCACGCAGGCGGGCGGGCCCACGGGCTGGGTTCCCCCGGCCGACGGCGCCGTGAACTTCGCGCGCACGTTTGCCGGCGGTGGCGGCCGCCTGGCGGCGCTCCAGGCGCTGCTCTATCCGCCCGAGTTCGTGGCTACCCTCGACCCCGGCAAGATGCGGGAGCAGCTGCAGGTGCGCTTCGGCACGCCCGCGCCGCGCAGCACCATGCTGGGCCAGATCTCCGCGGTCATGCGCCACGACACGCGCAGCCGCCTGCCGCGCTTGCGCGTCCCCACGCTGGTGGTGCGGCCCGGCAAGGACCGCCTGGTGGACAAGACGCGCAACGACGACCTGGCGCGCTTGATCCCGGGTGCCACGCTCGTGCGCCTCGACGACGCGGGCCACGGTGTCACGTTCCAGTGCGCGGACGCGCTCAACGCCATGTTGCTCTCGCACTTCGCCGCGGCCGAAGGACTCGCGGACGGCCCGTCGGCCTCAGCGGTCTGGAACTAG
- a CDS encoding penicillin-insensitive murein endopeptidase, translated as MRFRPSKRLLVSCLLAIALLPALARADRPLLYAVRPGDALSLIAERFGISVEELRTWNGIEGDRILVGQELRLAPSGDAAAPSTTTPAADVTPEVLASAEPVTEAPVATEAAPAARTQPEPERRRAERPPGVTIEVRPGETLSAIAVRLGVPVATLLEHNEGLNPNRVRAGQRLFVPEARPAVDLEVQRGDSLARIAARHEVTVSEILRWNPSVRRNGLRAGRVLRLYTTVPLSRSESIGLPYNGSLAHPVELPSHPLYVIRESSRAYGTLETVRWIQEGFEAVRRQHPDGPRVRVHDLSDRDGGAMRDHRSHQSGRDVDIAFFRRRCGSNECGFANTTPGLLDVRRQWALLHSWLVNRRVEAIFIDYSLQQPLYEYARSQGATPAQLRDWFQYPRGQGHGFGIIRHFAHHRDHLHVRFVCPDTDAECRAGWRFHHAH; from the coding sequence ATGCGTTTCCGACCCTCGAAGCGGCTACTGGTCAGCTGTCTTTTGGCGATCGCGCTGCTCCCTGCGCTGGCGCGCGCCGATCGACCGCTGCTCTATGCGGTGCGCCCGGGCGACGCGCTGAGCCTCATCGCGGAGCGCTTCGGCATCTCGGTGGAAGAGCTGCGCACCTGGAACGGCATCGAGGGCGACCGCATCCTGGTGGGCCAGGAGCTGCGCCTCGCACCCAGCGGCGACGCGGCGGCTCCCAGCACCACCACCCCTGCCGCGGACGTCACGCCCGAGGTGCTTGCGAGCGCGGAGCCGGTCACCGAGGCCCCTGTTGCCACCGAGGCGGCGCCCGCCGCCCGTACCCAGCCGGAGCCCGAGCGCCGTCGCGCCGAGCGCCCGCCTGGTGTCACCATCGAGGTGCGCCCCGGTGAGACGCTGAGCGCCATCGCCGTGCGCCTGGGCGTCCCGGTGGCCACGCTCCTCGAGCACAACGAGGGGCTCAACCCCAACCGTGTGCGCGCCGGGCAGCGCCTCTTCGTCCCGGAGGCTCGTCCGGCGGTGGACCTCGAGGTGCAGCGCGGGGACTCGCTCGCGCGCATCGCGGCGCGGCACGAGGTCACCGTGTCCGAGATCCTGCGCTGGAACCCCAGCGTGCGCCGCAACGGCCTGCGCGCGGGCCGGGTGCTGCGGCTCTACACCACCGTGCCGCTCAGCCGCAGCGAGTCCATCGGCCTGCCCTACAACGGGTCGCTGGCGCACCCGGTCGAGCTGCCGTCGCACCCGCTCTACGTCATCCGCGAGTCGTCGCGTGCCTACGGGACGCTCGAGACGGTGCGGTGGATCCAGGAGGGCTTCGAGGCGGTGCGCCGCCAGCATCCCGATGGACCGCGCGTGCGCGTCCACGACCTGAGCGACCGCGACGGTGGCGCCATGCGCGACCACCGCAGCCATCAGAGCGGGCGCGACGTGGACATCGCGTTCTTCCGGCGGCGCTGCGGCAGCAACGAGTGCGGCTTTGCCAACACCACGCCGGGTCTGCTCGACGTGCGCCGCCAGTGGGCGCTGCTGCACAGCTGGCTCGTGAACCGGCGCGTGGAGGCCATCTTCATCGACTACAGCCTGCAGCAGCCGCTCTACGAGTACGCGCGCTCGCAGGGCGCCACCCCGGCGCAGCTGCGCGACTGGTTTCAGTACCCGCGTGGGCAGGGCCACGGGTTCGGGATCATCCGGCACTTCGCGCACCACCGGGACCACCTGCACGTGCGCTTCGTCTGCCCCGACACCGACGCCGAGTGTCGCGCGGGCTGGCGCTTCCATCACGCGCATTGA